TTCCATCCACTTTGGTTGATAGACGTTATCAATTAGATCAACTTGGTacaaaaaccaaatttgaaggtcaaaagagttgcaattgatactcgGAGACAAAAATGAGACTCAGGTGAAACaaggaggaccatttctataaatttccccaaaaaaaaaaaagacagccATAATCAgcaaaattaaaacaaagagACATGTATATCGGTGCCACATAAGAGAAAAAGCAAATGATTACTTGATTTCTAATCTTGTACAGGAGAAGCAGCCTCTTTCAAACATGACCTCATGATCTTCCCCAGTTTAGAGCAAGCATCAAGGCATAGCTCCATTGCCTGTCCATAGAAGTTAAAGTTTCGTAACCATATATAAATAGTAGTTGtagttaaatcatcaaaatcaaactaTGAGAATCATCTTTTTATTTTCGTGTCCCAAAATAATCTTGAGTTTTGGCATTTTTAACAAACACCACAGAAAGAACAACTTCCGGACGAGCAATTTCTCACTGTGATGCCACCTAGGATACTTTAAGTGATAAGCTGACTGCTAAATATAAGAAAAATGTGACCACTGCCATCAGTTCCCAACCACAGAATACAGCACTGAATAGTGTGCTTATCACATACTCTAAATTTGAGGTATAGACATCCATAAGTGGccaaagaataaaaagaaaacagtgaacaaacaaaacacagGACACTAGTTGAGTTGATTTCCATACCTCGTGAATCTTCGGGGTTGACCATTCTCCAGTAACAGTCAGTTGAGTAACCTCGTTACGGGAAGGCATACAAGTTATCATTAAGCTTCCATCTTGGTAGCTTTCTTCTTCTGAAATGGGATCGATGACAAGGTTCTTCCCTAGACAAGActagagaaagaaggaaagaaaatgatGTGAGAGTTCAACCATAGTACTCTACAGCTTACAAGAAACACAAAATCCTTCCTAATCATGTAAGCAGTATACATATCCAGATACTCAAAGGAAATGGCTCATCAAACTCCTGGTGTAATTTTGTTAAAACCACTTTGATATGTGGTAGATGTCTAcacaattgttgaaaaaaaaaatgccaaacaaATTACTTGCTCGTCCAAGGATCAGACATGGGAAGATACTCAAAAATAAGAATGAATAGTTCATCTGAATCCTATTCTGGTTCAATCGAGTCTTTCAAACATTTTCTTTCACAGGAAAAGGAAGCGCGATTTAAATCAATGGggaaattttttctagagagcaAACCCTTTGTTTCCACTCAAAGCAAAAAGCATCCTATACGAACAACGAATGCCCCcaaacttatcaaaaaaattgaatgcccCCGACTCCCCATAACATGGAAtgtggaaaataattttctaatacTGGCATGCATACATACCACAGAAACAGAGGCAATCAAGTCATACATCATAATCCCTGCATCCGCTAGTGCTAGACTAGCACATGATATCACCACAGGAAGATCACCTGCAACAACATTCTTATCACAGTATGAACAAACTAATAGTAATAATGCCTTTTCTAGTTATTATCTAGCAAGAATGACAGAAAGGGCAAGTCAATTGCCATTTCCTGTCATTTACAAAATCAGAAGTCCAAAACTCGGGTCACTATTTACTCAGCAAAAAGCCATTATTTAGTAGTGGTCCCATCAGTACATGTTATTGTCTGGATAAATTGATTAGTGGCAAACCATAAATCACCGAAATGGAATACTTAACCCTctacaaggaaaaaaagggaCGGTATTACAATAAACATAGCCCAAAATCTCTAGTTCATCTTTCATTAAACCAAGCTTCTATGCGTAAaggttgataaaaaaaaattgagactaATGCACTGCTGAATTAAACTCAAGCTTACCGCCACCAGATTCCAACACCAATGCAAAAACATCCACAGTAGTCTTAGGAAAAGAATCCAGTATTATACCACCTTCCAAAGCTTTATGAAGAATCGAAGAAAACTCCTTGTGGTCTGATCCCTAATACATGGAGGAATTGGACATTCAGTATAACAAGAGTAAAACAGGACACGGAAGCAGTGTGATAATATTGTATATACATATTAGTAATATTACCCCTACCTGTCCACGAACTGGGGTAGCAAAAGTTGTATAACTGACATTGCAATTCAGCCGCCCTATATCACTGTACATCATTGCTTTCTTACTTTCCCTTGGCCCAAATctgaaccaaacaaaaacaagaagaaaaatcatGGCCAGATATAATTAAACAAACCAGATGGTTTAACATGTAAAACCAAAATGAACTGGCCCACAACATAATCAGAATGCAAGGGCTATCTTGAATAGTTTTCACTTCAGGACTGTTATTTTACTCCTAATCGGCAATGAGAAACTCAAATTCAGAGATCTAGCATGCAACATCATTGTGTTATTCTAACAAGCCAGTAAATATAAGTGCAAAACCAAAGACAAAAGTGGGAAGGGTGATTTCTGCAATTCGTGCACTAGAAAGCCCATTCAATCCCTCACTGCTGGTCCCGATCTTGTGGTGGGGATGGCTTGCAGACACAGGTACAAACCTAAAACCCATTTACCCATTACACAACGTAGCTTTAGTCAAACGTCATTCCCATGTTCAGCAGGCCCAACTAGTTACGATTGTGCCAGCTGCTAAGTTACCAGACAAGAATGATGATCATAGGAAACAAAAAAAGTCAAGCATGCATGCAAACGAGATACCCACACGGACACGATGACCTTTGTATTCCCAAATTCTGCATAAGCAGATCCAGAAGCTGAATTCACTGCACCAGTCCTTAAAACTGCAAACCACAAACCACAGTGTTCATGTAACTTAGTTGAGCAGTAACTACCCAGTGCCATAGCTCATAGCAATTTACAAGAAAAGGACACCATGAACTAAACACGAGCGCATAAGACAATAATGATTAGGTTCAGAATGCTAAAAAGAGAGATCATAGTATATATCCACAAGTTCCctggaagattttttttaaaaactaagtACCCAAAATACTTCAAGGGATGCAACAACATGAGTTGATTCCTATCCTCTATGCTCAACCTCCTTTAATTAAATATTGCCATCGTGATCGAAAACACACTAAAAAGTCCAATAATGCGAAACAATGAAACATGATTACTAGGAGTCTATGGTCCACAAAAGTGGATTACAAAAAGGTGAGCAGGGAAAAGAGGTACCAATTAGTAAGTACTGAACTACAAGGTTACAGATGACATGCTAAAAGATCATTTGCATTATATTCTAGGAAGTTTGTCTTCAGATGTTAATTGTTGCTTTCCTTCTTTTATGAAGAACAAAATATGTTTGCAGAAGACCCACTTGTTTTAAACTTTAATGAAAGAGTATGTAGTAAGAAAAAAGTATCTTAAACAAGACATTCCAGTGCTCATTAGAAAAGGAACAAAGTTACTTTCCATAGATGAATTTCCACACAAAATGGCGATCTAACAGTGCATCCCAACTATCACCAATTCACCATTATCTAATGTAACTCAAACGGCAACCAATTCATTGCAAAAATGTGCAGTAGAGTGAAGAATGGGTTTGATCAGAATGTTAGAAGAAAGACATCACACACATTGGGGTAAGCAATGTCCAAGTTTCTCCACAACAAAACTGTAACATGAAAGGAGATATCCAATAACACCAATAATGGAACCATTTCAAAGGTTGGGCAGTGAAGATAACAAGACACTTGAGCATAAGATATTTTACGACTAAAAGATTGCAAGCTAAATGAGTTTCACAAATAAGAAGACAGGCCATGCAAGAGAAGCATGCTTTGCCAGTGCAAAATAATTTGTcagtcacatataatgttagcaCTGGTTATAGCAACATGTATGCGAAGGCAGATAATGCTTGCAGTTGACATAACTCATTTTACGTGTCAACAAACTATGCAGGACGCCCAAACAAGCAAAAGAATATAGGAATACCACATAAAAAGAACAAATCAATGTGCACGTAGGCTAGAGACTCTCTCGTAAAGGTTCTTTGACATTACAGAGGATTACAAAAGAAGTGGAAGCTCAATAGTTACTAGCGTGACAATTTCAATAAATACCACAGAAAACGAGTGAATGCGCACTAAGGTTGGTATTCAATTGGAAAGGTTCTTTGATATCACGGAGCATCATCTAAGACACCAAATCTCTACAGTTGCAATTGCACCAAAATAGCTTCCCAACAAAACGAAACCACATACTAGCAATGTACTAAATCACGAGGCCTGGAAGGATTATCGCACATAAAACACCGCGAAAACGTAAAATTCTTAAATGTTGCCACTGGAGAATATTAGTGTATGATATCACACCTCCTTGATTCTACAGACACTACCCCGAACACAAAAGGAACAGCCTTCAAGGCTCCAGAATCAAGTAAAGAAGAAAACATTTACGTGGCATGATTAATTAATTTGGATAACATCATATTAGAAACCCTAGCGCGACAAAACAAACTAACAGTAAAGGGGGGAGAGGCGTACAGGCAGGGCGGCACTGATGGAAGCCGCGGCCGTCGGGGCGAACCCAGTCGACGTCGTTGAAAATGGGCGGTCTCTTCTTGTTCTGTGTAGTCGGCGACGGCGAGTAGGTCGTCGGAGTTGCTCCGGATTTGCCGGCCatttctctgtgtgtgtgtgtgtgtgtgtgtgtgtgtgtgtgtgtggcttCTCACTTTACGAAGCGCAGGGGTGCAAGCGCAGTTCGCAACCTTTCTTCTGCCAGGTTTAAAGAACTGGAAAAAGAAACGCTCATTTCGACCCGACTTGAAGCCCGGTTAGGGAGCCCAAACCCATTTTTCCGGTGGGTGATGATGGTGggcaaaataagtttttattttggcTGTGTGTTTGGTTCTTGGACGTAGTATCTAGCGCGTGTTCGTGGTCGCGCGGTTCGTTGGTTTCGCCGGCATTTAGCAGCAAAGGATCGTAGCGATTGACCTTTTCGGTGGATGTTTTTTGGATGGTTTATCTTAGGGATTGATAATGTTTAAAAATAGCAACGTATCCTTAATGGCTTAGgaactgatgtaggacaaaaatgtagagtttttgtattt
The sequence above is a segment of the Rhododendron vialii isolate Sample 1 chromosome 13a, ASM3025357v1 genome. Coding sequences within it:
- the LOC131314923 gene encoding exosome complex component RRP41-like translates to MAGKSGATPTTYSPSPTTQNKKRPPIFNDVDWVRPDGRGFHQCRPAFLRTGAVNSASGSAYAEFGNTKVIVSVFGPRESKKAMMYSDIGRLNCNVSYTTFATPVRGQGSDHKEFSSILHKALEGGIILDSFPKTTVDVFALVLESGGGDLPVVISCASLALADAGIMMYDLIASVSVSCLGKNLVIDPISEEESYQDGSLMITCMPSRNEVTQLTVTGEWSTPKIHEAMELCLDACSKLGKIMRSCLKEAASPVQD